In Rhinoraja longicauda isolate Sanriku21f chromosome 16, sRhiLon1.1, whole genome shotgun sequence, the genomic stretch ggcctgcctgacccactgagttgctccaccactttgtgttttacttgagattccagcacctgcagtttcttatgtctcaaTCTTTACTCCAATTCCCTAGCTACGACGATATATTGAAGTTTAAATTTTCCACAGAGGGAGAGTCCGTGCAGAGAAACATTGGAAGGGCCATAAATAAGATTTCAGCTTGTTGCTGGTACAGTACTATCAccgattcaagagtcaagagtgttttattgacatatgtcccgaaacggaacaatgacattctcgcttgcagcagcacaacagttgTGTAAACCTAGTATTCTGTGCAATTGTTACAGACCCAGAGCGTCAGACGGCGACAGACGACGAGGAGAAAACCGAGAGGCTTCTGCCAACCGACCCAGCCGGTAAACCCGGTAAGAAACGCTCCCGGGCCGCCTTCTCTCACGCTCAAGTCTTTGAGCTGGAGCGGAGATTCAATCATCAGCGATACCTGTCGGGCCCCGAGAGAGCCGATTTGGCAGCCGCTCTCAAACTCACGGAGACGCAGGTCAAAATCTGGTTTCAAAATCGAAGGTACAAGACCAAGAAGAGACAGATGGCTGCCGAACTGGTAGTTAATTCAGCGCCCGCTGCCGCCAAGAAAGTAGCTGTCAGAGTACTGGTCCGAGATGACCAGAGACAGTACAGTCCGGACGAGCTGGGAAATCCGCATCTGCTTTCGCTCTATCAAGCTTACCAATATTACCCTTACATGTACTGTCTTCCCGCCTGGCCCCCACCGGTCATCCCTCTGTGTGGAGGTACGCATTGAAAAGACGTTGGGCGGCGAGTGAGGGAGAAGGGCGGAGGAAATGAGACAAAAATCATGCaaatttcaaatatatttttctaAAATATGAAATGGACCCCATCCACTCCCCC encodes the following:
- the LOC144600916 gene encoding uncharacterized protein LOC144600916, translated to MAVQGGALTPFTIQDILTRGSDARRARSSHQERVKVEPRGLNQDRERWTPLIVIRIDEKQGDSLTGDSVGSESPQPPPHTLNGEEQPGEKGSGRLCVETFKEESNEGSNWENNAEKFDKDPERQTATDDEEKTERLLPTDPAGKPGKKRSRAAFSHAQVFELERRFNHQRYLSGPERADLAAALKLTETQVKIWFQNRRYKTKKRQMAAELVVNSAPAAAKKVAVRVLVRDDQRQYSPDELGNPHLLSLYQAYQYYPYMYCLPAWPPPVIPLCGGTH